TCAGTGCTTCAGCTGCCAGATGAGTGGTTACATCTTGATTAGTCAGTGAAGAATAAGCAACGACCCGAATCAGGGCGCCCTCCAGTTCACGGATGTTGGTGTCAATCTGGTTGGCAATGTACATCATCGCTTCATTCGGAATATCCAAGTTTTCCGCACGTGCCTTTTTCCGCAAAATTGCAATCCTTGTCTCCAGATCTGGAGGCTGGATATCCGTGATTAACCCCCATTCAAAGCGAGAACGAAGCCGTTCTTCCAGTGTCGGAATTTCCTTCGGTGGTCTGTCGCTGGAGATGATAATCTGCTTCCGTTCCTCATGCAGCGCATTAAACGTATGGAAAAATTCCTCTTGTGTTGATTCTTTTCCCGCCAAGAACTGAATATCATCAATGAGCAAAATGTCGACGCTCCGGTATTTGTTACGGAAGCTCTCCCCGCGGTTGTCACGGATCGAGTTAATGAATTCGTTCGTGAATTTCTCAGACGACAAATAAACGACTTTGCTGCCCGGATCATGCTCCAGAACATAATGTCCGATCGCATGCATCAAGTGAGTTTTACCGAGACCTACCCCTCCATACAGAAAGAGAGGGATTGTAAGCTTTGGCGGGCGCTTCAGCGACCGCCAGCGATGCGGCATGGGCAAAACGGTTGCCCGGCCCGATGACAAATGTATCGAACGTATATTTCGGATTCAGCATGCTGAGTACCGCTTCTTCCTGTACAACTGTAGGCGTTGGTGCCGGCAGTTGCGGGTCCGGTTCAGCAGGCTTGTTCTCTTCGATGACAAATTTCACATCGACTTGCTTGCCAAGCAGCTCGTATACCGTCGAGCCAACCAATTTGGTGTAACGGCTCTCCAGCCATTCGACGGCAAACGTGGTTGGTGCGGAAATGACGATTGAACGGTCATTCAGCTTGGTGGCTTTGGTTGCTTTGAACCAGGTGTCAAAGCTGGGTTTGCTGAGTTTGTTTTGTATGATTGATAAAATTTGCTGCCATAAATCAGAAGTATGGCTGTCCACAGACTGTCACTCCTTTTACATGTTCCAAGTGTGGCTTAAGCCATGATGCAGTGTCGAAATACGAGATATATTGTTGAATTTATCCCCAAACCCCCGCAGGTCGAAAACAAAAAAAGTATGAACAACGGAAAATTGTTCACAACTTTATCCACAGGCTGTTGATAATATTATGGGTCAGATCACATATTCACATCCAAAAGTAATACAATCATAGCAAAAGAAACCCCGCATTTCAACGTATCGCGTGATTTTATCCACAAATTCAATAACTTGTGTATAATTTTTAGTCACAACACAATATATTGTTTATAAACTGTTTAATTTTCGACAGAATGACCCAAAAACCAAAAATGTTTTATACACAGGTTATCCGTCAAATGATGCCAAAATGTGTGTAAAAGTATTCTTCGTTTGTGAATAACCTGTCTGTGGATAACCGTGAAGTGAAAATGAAGCATGATTGAGATCGGAAAAAGAGTGACCTCTCACCCTCGTGTTTTTCTTGCCAATGGGCGATGGTGAAAGCCACCAATTCAGTGTCAGGGTAGGAGACGGAGAGGGGAGTAAACTCATGCCTTTAATTGAACAAGATCAGTGTTGTGTTTTCTGAGCAGATGGTAATTCTGTGATGGCAATGTATAAGAATAATGGACATAGATGACTTCATTTTGAGACATATGTAATGAGAATTACCAGGATCAAGAGGTAAGCTGATGCTCGAATATGGAGGTTGAAGTATATGATTGTATAATATGAATTCAAAGGATAGATTATGCGTGTATAGCAAAAGAGGGTGTCCCCTAAAACCGATTTTTGGTTTTAGGGGACACCCTCTTTTTTTGGTGCAGAGACGAAGTATGGATTGATGATTTAGAGACGGGGAAGGGACATCTTACGCTGGAATTCAGCGATATCTGCGTATTCCTCTTCCAGTTTGCGAGAGATCCGAATAAAGATGGGCAGCAGCTCTTGGTAGAGTACAGCATTCTCTTTGACAGGAGTATGCCGATGCGTTGTACCGACCATGGAAGAAACGGCATGAAGCGATTTGATCCGCCCTGTAGCGTACAAACCAAGCACGACGGCACCCAGACAGGAACTTTCGAAGCTCTCGGGTACAACCACTTCCTGATTGAAGATATCGGACATCATCTGGCGCCAGAGAGGAGAGCGCGCAAACCCACCTGTGGCTTGAATGGAGGTAGGTTGCCCAATCTGTTCTTCCATGGCGAGCAGTACCGTATATAGGTTGAAAATAACCCCTTCCAGGACAGCACGGATCATATGCTCTTTCTGGTGATGGAGTGTTAAGCCAAAAAAGGAACCACGGGCATCCGGATTCCACAAAGGGGCACGTTCGCCCGAAAGGTACGGATGAAACAGAAGTCCTTCCGATCCCGGTCGGACACGTTCGGCAATTTTGGTCAGCACATCATAGGAATTGATGCCAAGTCGCTTCGCTGTCTCCACTTCAGACGCGGCGAATTCATCCCGTACCCAACGAAATAACATGCCACCGTTATTCACAGGTCCACCAATGACCCAAAGATTCTCTGTGAGGGCATAACAGAAGGTTCGACCTTTGGGATCGGTAACTGGACGGTCCACGACAGTGCGAATGGCCCCGCTGGTTCCGATGGTTGCTGCGACAACACCAGGTTCAATGGCGTTCACGCCGAGATTGGATAAAACCCCATCACTTGCGCCGATAACAAAGGGCGTGGAGGGGGAGAGAGCCATTTTTTCAGCCGATTCGTGATTCATTCCTTCTAATATATGTGTTGTAGGTACAAGCTTCGACAGATGGTCGGGTGTAATGCCTGCAACC
The nucleotide sequence above comes from Paenibacillus sp. W2I17. Encoded proteins:
- the gntK gene encoding gluconokinase, with the protein product MNNYMIGIDIGTTSTKSVLFTEQGSVVSTSTQEYPLYTPAPDVAEQDPEEIVQAALRSVRGVMDQSGVAAKQILFVSCSSAMHSVIAMGQDNKPLTRCITWADNRSAAWSAQLQENGLGHPIYLRTGTPIHPMSPLTKLMWLRHDEPELFERTAKFISIKEYLFFRLFGQYVVDHSIASCTGLLNLEQLDWDAEALEVAGITPDHLSKLVPTTHILEGMNHESAEKMALSPSTPFVIGASDGVLSNLGVNAIEPGVVAATIGTSGAIRTVVDRPVTDPKGRTFCYALTENLWVIGGPVNNGGMLFRWVRDEFAASEVETAKRLGINSYDVLTKIAERVRPGSEGLLFHPYLSGERAPLWNPDARGSFFGLTLHHQKEHMIRAVLEGVIFNLYTVLLAMEEQIGQPTSIQATGGFARSPLWRQMMSDIFNQEVVVPESFESSCLGAVVLGLYATGRIKSLHAVSSMVGTTHRHTPVKENAVLYQELLPIFIRISRKLEEEYADIAEFQRKMSLPRL